The sequence CGGGGGCCGGCGATGTCCGGGAGCGTGACACGACGCGGAGAGGCGCGCGCACGTCTCGCCTGAAAGACCCGCCCAGCAAGGAATACAGGATAATCGATCGCATATTTCGGTTGACTTGGCGCCGGCGCGTCGTATACTCGGGGCCGACATCCCGCCCCGCACTTTTTCGCGATCGCTTCCCCGCCCCCAGGAACGAGGTCCCCATGAAGGTCGATCCCCTGGCGCACGGGCCGACGCACCTGACCATCCTGCCGACGTACCGTTGCACGGCCGCCTGCGCGCAATGCTGCTTCGAGAGCAATCCGCACGTGCAGGGACGCATTCCGATCGAGCGCATCCTCGACTACATCGACCAGGCGGCCGGCGACTTCCCCAGCCTCCGGCTGGTGGTCTTCTCGGGCGGCGAGTGCTTTCTCCTGCGCCAGGATCTCGACGCGGCGATCGAGCGCGCCACCAGCCGCGGCCTGGCGACGCGCTGCGTCACCAACGGCTACTGGGCCACCTCGCCGCGGGCGGCGCGCGAGCGCATCCTTCCCCTGTACGAGGCGGGACTCACCGAGCTCAATTTCTCGACCGGCGACGACCACCAGAAATTCGTCCCCTTCGAGCGGATCGTCCACGGCGCCGTCGCCGCCGCCGAGTCCGGTATCCGGGCGCTCATCGTCGTCGAGGGGCGCTCGGGCGCCCGGTTCACGATGGAGCAGGCCCTCGCCGACCCGGTCCTCGCCGAATTCATGCGCACGAGCCCGGCCCGCTCCTCACTCGACCTGCTCAACAACATCTGGATCCCCTTCCAGGACGACGTGGAGATCGCGCAGCCGGAGGGGATCTATCGGACGCGCGAGCGGCTGGACCGCTTCCAGGGCTGCGACAACGTGATCGAGAACCTGGTGATCACGCCCGACGAGAAGGTGGCGTCGTGCTGCGGCCTGACCTTCGAGCACATCCCCGAGATGAAGATCGGCGACGCGCGCCGGACCCGCCTGCGCGATCTGTACGACCGCCAGATGGAGGACTTCCTGAAGATCTGGATCCGCGTGGAGGGTCCCGAGAAGATCTTCTTCTTCGCGACGGAAAAAGACCCCGCTCTTGCCTTCCCGGACGGCGCGACGCATCCCTGCCAGACGTGCGCCGCGCTGTTCCTGAACCCGCGCGTCCGAAAAATCCTGGCCGCACATTACCTCGAGAAGGTCCCGGAGGTGATGTTCCGCTACCAGATGATGCGGACGCTGGAACGGCGCTCCGACCCGAGCTTCGCCCCCGCCCGGCAGGACGCGCCCCCGGCACCGGACGGCGGCCCGCCGCGTGTCGGGTTCGGATCGTGACGGTCGTCTGGCGAAATCACAGGGGGTTCCCATGAAGCGCAGGACGTTTCTCAAACGCAGCTCGATCGGTCTGTCGGCCCTCGTGGCCGGCGTCGCGGGACTGAAAAATGTCTCAGGCTCGGGGCCCGGCGCGGGCCGGGTGTACGGCGTGCCCGAAAGTGTCAGACCGCGCACGCCTCTCCAGCACGATCTCCTCAGGCTGTCGATGAGCCGCACCGACGTTCCGCCCGAGGCCTGGAGGGATGTCGCAGCACTCAGCCTCCTGGCGCAGGACGTGTTCGACAATCCCGATGTCGCCTCGGCCTTCCACCGCGACCCGCAGAACTACCTGAAGGCGGTCGGCCTCGACGACGTGAGGCTCGACCCCGAGGCGGTCGAGGTGAAGGTGGCGCTGGCCCTCGGCGATCCGGATGTCCGCTCGGCCATCGACCGGGATGACCCGCGCGCCTTCGTGCAGGCCCTGGAAGGACGCGGTCTCATCCGCTCACCGGAGCCGTCCGTGCTCGCGCAGCGGATCGGCTCGCAGCTCGAAGGTCTCAAGGGGCGCCTCGACACCAACCCGGTCCCCGAATCGTGCACGGCCGTCGCCATCTGCATCGCGGCCGTCTGGGTCTGGGTGGCCGTGATCCAGGACGCCGTCGTGGCGGTCGCGGTGGCGGCCGTCGTGAGCCTGTACGCCTACGCGCTGATCTCGACCAGCGCCTACGGGGGCGGGGGCGGCGGGCGCCGGCGCAGGAAGGCACGGCTGTCGACGGCCCTGGACCACAACCCTTCGTTCAGGCTGGCCGGCGCACTCGGAGGCCCCGAGTTCGGCGATCGGGTGGCCGAGTCCTTCGTTGAGGAGAACGTCGAGCGGATCGCCTCAGCGGTCGAGACGCTGGAGGCCTACCAGAAAGCAGGGGTCCTGCCCCCCGAGCGGCTGCGCGCGCTCCTGCGCTCCCAGATGCTGCGCCAGCTCCAGGGGAACGCCGTGGACTTCGAGGCGCCCCTCTCATGAACGCCGTCTCCTCCCCTCCGGCCGATCCGATCGTCCGGGCCTGCGGGACCGGCCGGTTCGTCCCGTACTTCCGGAACCGGCCGATAGGCTCCGAGACGGTCCGGGCTGAGGCCGGGGCGAGCGGCCGCATCCGCCTCCGCGCCGAGACCGAGATCGCGATCCATAGGTTCGATCTCCGGCAGACGGTCGTGGCCGAATTCGCGGCCGACCTGCGCCCGCGCTTTTGCACGGTCGAGGCCGTCGTGAACGCCCGACCGTTCTCTCTCGAGCTGGAGGTGGAGCGCGACAGGGCCGTGGTGGCGTCCCGGTCAGGAACGGAGCGGCGATCCGCCCTCTGCGACGTCACGCGCCCCCCGCTGCTCCTGGTCGACAACTGCTTCGCGTCTCACGCCTTCGCGGCGCTCGCGGCGGCGCGCCACGCTTCAGCCATCGACGCGTTCCTGTCGCTGCCGGCGTGCGAGGAACTCCGTTTGACCCGCCCCGGCGTGCTCAAGGTCCTTCTCGGGGGGCGCGAGTTCGGCCCCCCGGCGCTCAGCCTGCACCTGACGCCGGACCTCGACGAGCACGCCTGGCTCCTGGGGGACTGGATCGAGCGGCTGGTGATCCCGCAGACGCAGATGCGCATAGAATGGATGGCAAATCTTCCGCCACCTGGAGGGCACTCATGACGGACACGGCCCTGTTCTCGGCTCCCTGGGACCAGAAACTGACCCTTGTGACGGTCGCGGGCTCGACGCTGCTTCTCCTGGGCGCGACGCTCGCGGTCTGGGTGTCGCTGACGATGGTCCCGCCCGGCCCCGGTCGCCTCCTGATTCTGGCCGGCGGCGTGCTGTCGCTCGGCGCCTTCGTCTTCGGCGCGCTCCTGGCGCCGCGCGGCTACACCGTCGCGGGGGATCGCCTCACGATCGATCGCCTTCTCCGCCCCGTCGAGATCCCCCTGGCCGCGATTCGATCGGTGGAGCTCCTGTCATCCGACCGCCTGGCGGGCTCGTCGAGGACCCTCGGGTCCGGAGGGCTGTTCGGCTACTACGGTCTATTCCGCAACCAGGCCCTCGGCAGCTACCGGATGTACGCCACGCGGGGGGATGGCTACGTGCTCGTCCGCGCCGCGCAATCGTTCGTCCTGACACCCGATAGCCCCGAGCGGTTCATCGAGGCGATCGAGCGCCGCCGCGGTCCTTCGGGCGGGTCGTAGGAGGATGGCATGAGAGGGTTCTCGAATCTCGCGTGTCTCGCGCTTCTCCTCGTCGCGGCAGGGCGGGCCGGGGCGGCCGACCGGAAGCAGCCGGCCGACGATCTGCAGGGAATCGCCGGAGGGTTCGTCGATCTTCTGGCGGCCGGCGATTTCGCCGCGGCGGTCAAGCGCTTCGATCCCGCCATGACGGCCGCCCTGCCGGCGGACAAGCTGCGCGACGTCTGGAAGAGCCTCAACACCCAGGCGGGCGCCTTCCAGAAGCAGACCGGGACTCGGGTCGCGAAGGAGTCGGGCTACCAGGTGGTCTTCGTCGCGTGCACGTTCGAGAAAGCGGTCCTGGAGGCGAAGATCGTGTTCGACGGCTCGAAGCGCATCGCCGGGCTGTTCTTCGTACCGCCGCCGGCGAGATCGGAATACACGCCGCCGGCGTACGCCCGGCCCGGGGCCTACGGCGAGGCCGACGTGCGCGTCGGGAGCCCGGACTGGCCGCTGCCGGGGACGCTGTCGACCCCCGCGGGGCAGGGGCTCGTTCCGGGGGTCGTGCTGGTCCACGGCTCCGGTCCGCTCGATCGGGACGAGACTGTCGGCCCGAACCGGCCGTTCCGTGACCTGGCCTCAGGGCTGGCCTCGCGCGGCATCGCGGTGCTGCGCTACGACAAGCGGACGAGAGTCTACGCGGCCCGGTTGCAGGCGGAGTCCGATCGGCTCACGCTCAACGAGGAGACCGTCGCCGACGCGGTGGAGGCGGTGCGGCTCCTGCGCGGAAGCCGCCGTGTGGACGCTTCCCGCGTGTTCGTCCTCGGCCACAGCCTGGGCGGGGTCGCCCTCCCTAGGATCGCGAGACTGGAGCCGGGGATCGCGGGGTTCGTCATGCTGGCCACTCCGAGCAGGCCCCTTCAGGAAGCCTACCTCGAGCAGATGGCCTATCTCGCCGCGCTCGACGGTGTCACGACCCCCGAAGAGCGCGCGCGGCTCGAAACGATACGGCATCAGGTCGAGCGGGTCGCTGCGCACGATTCCACGGCCGCCTCCGGCGCGGACCGGCCGGATGACCTTCCGCTCGGGCTCGGCCGCACCTACTGGGACGATCTCGCACGTCACGACGCCGGCGAGGCGGCGACTCTTCTCAGGGGGCCCGTGCTCGTGCTCCAGGGGGGGAGGGACTACCAAGTGACGCGGGCCGACTTCGAGGGCTGGCGGCGGCTCCTCGCCGGACGCACCGACGTCGCGTTCAGGATCTATCCCGCCCTCAATCACCTGTTCATGGAAGGGGAAGGGATGGGAACGCCGGACGAGTACCTGGTCGCCGGCCACGTCGCTGCCGAGGTCGTCGAACAGATCGCGACCTGGGTCAAGGACCGGCCGGCCGCCACGCCCGCGCGCTCCTGAACGACCCGGGGCGGCCGACCCGCCGCCCTATGCGCGTATCAGTCGCGCCAGGAAGGCGGGGCGCAGGACCTCCGCCGCGTCCGTCGTGTCCCCCGTGACGCGCGCGAGGAGATCGGCCAGGGACGGGTCGCGCCGCAGCCGGCGCGCGACCCAGTCGGTGAGCCGCGGGCTCTTCAGAAGTAGCTG comes from Candidatus Dormiibacterota bacterium and encodes:
- a CDS encoding radical SAM/SPASM domain-containing protein; amino-acid sequence: MKVDPLAHGPTHLTILPTYRCTAACAQCCFESNPHVQGRIPIERILDYIDQAAGDFPSLRLVVFSGGECFLLRQDLDAAIERATSRGLATRCVTNGYWATSPRAARERILPLYEAGLTELNFSTGDDHQKFVPFERIVHGAVAAAESGIRALIVVEGRSGARFTMEQALADPVLAEFMRTSPARSSLDLLNNIWIPFQDDVEIAQPEGIYRTRERLDRFQGCDNVIENLVITPDEKVASCCGLTFEHIPEMKIGDARRTRLRDLYDRQMEDFLKIWIRVEGPEKIFFFATEKDPALAFPDGATHPCQTCAALFLNPRVRKILAAHYLEKVPEVMFRYQMMRTLERRSDPSFAPARQDAPPAPDGGPPRVGFGS
- a CDS encoding PH domain-containing protein, with product MTDTALFSAPWDQKLTLVTVAGSTLLLLGATLAVWVSLTMVPPGPGRLLILAGGVLSLGAFVFGALLAPRGYTVAGDRLTIDRLLRPVEIPLAAIRSVELLSSDRLAGSSRTLGSGGLFGYYGLFRNQALGSYRMYATRGDGYVLVRAAQSFVLTPDSPERFIEAIERRRGPSGGS
- a CDS encoding alpha/beta fold hydrolase — encoded protein: MRGFSNLACLALLLVAAGRAGAADRKQPADDLQGIAGGFVDLLAAGDFAAAVKRFDPAMTAALPADKLRDVWKSLNTQAGAFQKQTGTRVAKESGYQVVFVACTFEKAVLEAKIVFDGSKRIAGLFFVPPPARSEYTPPAYARPGAYGEADVRVGSPDWPLPGTLSTPAGQGLVPGVVLVHGSGPLDRDETVGPNRPFRDLASGLASRGIAVLRYDKRTRVYAARLQAESDRLTLNEETVADAVEAVRLLRGSRRVDASRVFVLGHSLGGVALPRIARLEPGIAGFVMLATPSRPLQEAYLEQMAYLAALDGVTTPEERARLETIRHQVERVAAHDSTAASGADRPDDLPLGLGRTYWDDLARHDAGEAATLLRGPVLVLQGGRDYQVTRADFEGWRRLLAGRTDVAFRIYPALNHLFMEGEGMGTPDEYLVAGHVAAEVVEQIATWVKDRPAATPARS